A single window of Tetrapisispora phaffii CBS 4417 chromosome 16, complete genome DNA harbors:
- the TPHA0P00620 gene encoding glycerol-3-phosphate dehydrogenase family protein (similar to Saccharomyces cerevisiae GPD1 (YDL022W) and GPD2 (YOL059W); ancestral locus Anc_3.169): MSQAPASMKQMSQMDSVATMVALDKPFKVAVIGSGNWGTTIAKVVAENCSKYKNLFKSRVDMWVFEEQIDGRNLTEIINQDHENVKYLPKIKLPQNLVANPDLVATAKDADILVFNIPHQFLRRICAQLKGHINPNARAISCLKGFELTEKGVRLLSDYIEDELNITCGALSGANIAMEVAKKKWSETTVAYHMPEDYRGDGYDVNHDVLKALFHRPYFHVSVIEDVAGISIAGALKNVVALAVGFVEGLGWGNNAAAAIQRVGLGEIIKFGQTFFPESKVETYYKESAGVADLITTCSGGRNVKVARLMATSGKSAEECEKELLNGQSAQGIITAKEVHDWLKQCNKVDEFPLLNAVYEIVYNNVPMSSIPEMIEELGSLGPHILSMIEEEK, translated from the coding sequence ATGTCTCAAGCTCCCGCTTCAATGAAACAAATGTCTCAGATGGACTCCGTTGCCACCATGGTCGCTCTCGACAAGCCTTTCAAGGTCGCTGTCATCGGCTCCGGTAATTGGGGCACCACCATCGCCAAGGTCGTTGCTGAAAACTGTAGCAAATACAAGAACTTGTTCAAGAGCAGGGTCGACATGTGGGTCTTCGAAGAGCAAATCGACGGCAGAAACTTGACCGAGATCATCAACCAGGACCACGAGAACGTCAAGTACTTGCCCAAGATCAAGCTGCCCCAGAATTTGGTTGCCAACCCCGACCTTGTCGCCACTGCCAAGGACGCCGACATCCTGGTGTTCAACATCCCCCATCAGTTCTTGAGACGTATCTGTGCCCAATTGAAAGGTCACATCAACCCCAACGCAAGAGCCATCTCCTGTTTGAAAGGTTTCGAACTGACCGAAAAGGGTGTCCGTCTGTTGTCCGACTACATTGAAGACGAGTTGAATATCACCTGCGGTGCTCTTTCAGGTGCTAATATCGCCATGGAGGTCGCCAAGAAGAAGTGGTCGGAAACCACGGTCGCTTACCACATGCCAGAGGACTACAGAGGTGACGGGTACGACGTCAACCACGACGTCTTGAAGGCTTTGTTCCACAGACCTTACTTCCACGTCTCCGTCATCGAAGACGTCGCTGGTATCTCCATCGCTGGTGCTTTGAAGAACGTCGTCGCTTTGGCCGTCGGTTTCGTCGAAGGTTTGGGCTGGGGTAACAACGCTGCCGCTGCTATTCAAAGAGTCGGTCTAGGTGAAATCATCAAGTTCGGGCAAACTTTCTTCCCTGAATCAAAGGTCGAAACCTACTACAAAGAATCCGCTGGTGTCGCTGATTTGATCACCACTTGTTCCGGTGGTAGAAACGTCAAGGTCGCTAGACTAATGGCTACTTCTGGTAAGTCTGCTGAAGAGTGTGAAAAGGAACTATTGAACGGTCAATCTGCTCAAGGTATCATCACCGCAAAAGAAGTCCACGACTGGCTAAAACAATGTAACAAGGTCGACGAATTCCCATTATTGAACGCAGTCTACGAAATCGTCTACAACAACGTCCCAATGAGCTCCATTCCAGAAATGATCGAGGAATTGGGTTCTTTAGGTCCACATATTCTAAGTATGattgaagaagagaaaTAA
- the MAM3 gene encoding Mam3p (similar to Saccharomyces cerevisiae MAM3 (YOL060C); ancestral locus Anc_3.168), protein MYLYKLRCFVVVSCHLLLPKVALALPLVKDLSASAVVTETSPQLYLVISIGLVLLGGIFAGLTLALMGQDEIYLKVIQTSGSPRERQLASSVLDLLAMGKHQILVTLLLSNVITNETLPIVLDRFIGKNGGGWQAVLFSTVLIVIFGEIIPQSICVKYGLQIGSVLSPYVRLLIYLLYPISYPIAKLLDHILGEDHGTMYKKSGLKTLVNLHQTNGIERLTRDEVTIISAVLDLKDKKVSEIMTPIDKVFTLSSATVLDEDTVNVILNSGFSRIPIYLPNDPNNFIGMLLVKILISYDPEDSLRLSEFPLATLPETLPNTSSLNILNYFQQGKSHMCLVSEKPGESSGALGILTLEDVIEELIGEEIVDESDVYAEQELRNENNFISLNSPLLKSKFRTNTTSYSSLPKFTDRTAAANEVAQRQGLLLKKTSSSKTPVQDGVINHAAHNKLPSNMASNPLKDEPSFVKIKRNIPFGMINGIQSNENINKKSNSLASIHSTKTANTGNDSNISPIMINQSSSNSKFSNKNTIENNNGIVESVITVKGVPKTIIQSTDMDSSQDMEGIGGLLLVHDKSLLQNQNRKQHSSSENEN, encoded by the coding sequence ATGTATCTGTACAAGTTGCGATGCTTTGTCGTTGTCTCGTGCCATCTGCTTTTGCCAAAGGTAGCGCTTGCGCTACCTTTGGTCAAGGACCTTTCCGCATCTGCTGTCGTCACAGAGACCTCTCCCCAGTTGTACCTGGTCATCTCGATCGGCCTGGTGCTTCTCGGCGGTATCTTTGCCGGTCTGACGCTGGCTCTCATGGGCCAGGACGAAATTTACTTGAAGGTCATCCAGACCTCCGGCAGCCCACGGGAGCGCCAGCTCGCCTCCAGCGTCCTGGACCTGCTGGCAATGGGCAAGCACCAGATCCTGGTCACATTGCTGCTGTCGAACGTGATTACGAACGAGACCCTGCCGATTGTTCTCGACCGCTTCATCGGAAAGAATGGGGGCGGTTGGCAGGCCGTCCTCTTCTCCACCGTGCTCATCGTCATCTTCGGAGAAATTATACCGCAGAGTATCTGTGTGAAGTATGGGCTTCAAATAGGCTCGGTTCTCTCCCCATACGTAAGATTGCTGATATACCTGCTTTATCCGATATCCTACCCAATTGCAAAATTACTGGACCACATCCTCGGTGAAGACCACGGGACCATGTACAAAAAGTCGGGTTTGAAGACCCTGGTCAACCTTCATCAGACGAACGGTATCGAGCGACTCACTAGAGATGAAGTCACCATCATCAGTGCCGTCCTCGACTTGAAAGACAAGAAAGTGTCGGAGATAATGACGCCAATCGATAAGGTATTCACTTTATCGTCCGCTACCGTCCTAGACGAGGACACTGTTAACGTCATCCTGAACTCAGGTTTCTCAAGAATCCCTATCTACTTGCCGAACGATCCAAACAACTTCATCGGTATGCTGCTGGTAAAGATTCTGATCTCTTACGATCCAGAGGACTCGCTTAGACTGTCGGAGTTCCCGTTGGCAACGCTGCCGGAAACTTTGCCAAACACGTCCTCATTGAACATCTTGAATTATTTCCAGCAAGGTAAGTCGCACATGTGCCTGGTCAGTGAGAAACCTGGAGAGTCCTCGGGCGCCTTGGGTATCTTGACTTTGGAAGACGTGATCGAAGAATTGATCGGTGAAGAAATCGTGGATGAGAGTGACGTTTACGCCGAACAGGAACTACGTAACGAAAATAACTTTATCTCATTGAACTCACCGTTATTGAAAAGTAAATTTCGTACCAACACCACTTCGTACTCGTCGTTACCAAAATTCACAGATAGAACTGCAGCTGCAAATGAAGTTGCACAAAGACAAGGGCTcttattaaagaaaacgAGTTCTTCCAAAACGCCAGTACAAGATGGCGTAATAAACCATGCTGCTCACAACAAATTGCCATCGAATATGGCATCGAATCCATTAAAAGATGAACCTTCCTTTGTGAAGATTAAAAGAAACATACCGTTTGGTATGATCAATGGTATCCAAAGCAAcgaaaatattaataaaaaatccaACAGTTTAGCTAGCATACATTCTACAAAGACAGCAAATACTGGTAACGACTCTAACATCTCGCCGATCATGATAAACCAATCGTCGAGCAACAGTAAGTTCAGTAACAAGAACACCATCGAAAACAACAACGGCATTGTCGAAAGTGTAATTACAGTGAAGGGTGTTCCAAAGACAATTATCCAATCCACAGATATGGACTCCTCTCAAGATATGGAAGGTATAGGAGGTCTGTTACTTGTTCATGATAAAAGCTTATTACAGAACCAAAACAGGAAACAGCATTCAAGTTCAGAAAACGAAAATTAG
- the RTK1 gene encoding putative serine/threonine protein kinase RTK1 (similar to Saccharomyces cerevisiae YDL025C; ancestral locus Anc_3.167) — translation MSANTKDDEGSSNSNGNLSFKHLSEYLLHPTQNFFHNSSRYVTNSNNHNQVVAKTLSITSNTDDTGVNELLLNNNKYNMTVHPAQHLQNTIKMQKHFSNLHGNGNTPSYRISLTSSGSTVAKVYMKNIDSNGKKKYSKGKETLHLKRFIKNHSKNETFLENLNRNLSNVSHTSNSSFNSLYSDNNQTEKQINSKVITRISSVLSNTSIATTNSDNKQHHSLNRNDNYYGIFAFTDELTNNFEFKMLTSEDTIDTLLRFYGQPIKKVGEGASGTVNVLKNYERQKLYAVKILNSNDIPVPQQNNSEGEPANYPNRTVSKREYAEKVTAEYSIGSTLHHLNLIKILGMIQMESIGMYYLIMEFAQHDFFDVIMSDNLQVDSINCYFKQICNGVQYLHSMGISHRDLKLDNCVVNHEGTLKIIDFGCAVIFNDDLNSDKCVKAFGITGSDPYLAPELLNTINRRASNGYYDPRAVDVWSLAIIYYCMVVKKFPWKSPKLMYNSFRLFCSIPQYPNDSLMGPYRLLKYLPEESRPLLREMIKIDPLDRIPMNEIVKERWFQSIVCCTENPASLHYRSAPYRIHSHDLRLDIDYTFS, via the coding sequence ATGTCTGCCAATACAAAAGATGATGAGGGatcatcaaattcaaatggAAACTTATCTTTTAAGCATCTCTCAGAGTACTTGTTACATCCAACTCAGAATTTTTTTCACAATTCCTCGAGATATGTTACTAACTCAAATAACCATAACCAAGTTGTTGCAAAGACTCTTTCAATCACAAGTAATACAGATGATACAGGTGTCAATGAGCTCTTACTTAATAAcaacaaatataatatgaCTGTGCATCCAGCTCAGCACTTACAAAATACTATTAAGATGCAAAAGCACTTCTCAAATTTACATGGTAACGGTAATACTCCAAGTTATAGAATCTCTTTAACATCAAGTGGTTCAACAGTGGCGAAAGTTTATATGAAAAACATAGATTCGAACggtaaaaagaaatattcaaaaggTAAAGAGACACTGCATTTAAAgagatttattaaaaatcattctaaaaatgaaactttcttagaaaatttgaatagAAATCTAAGTAATGTAAGTCATACAAGCAATTCAAGTTTTAATTCCCTCTATAGTGATAACAATCAGACTGAAAAACAGATCAATTCTAAAGTTATTACAAGAATATCATCTGTATTGTCAAATACATCCATTGCAACAACAAATTCAGATAATAAACAACATCATTCTTTAAATAGAAATGACAACTATTATGGGATCTTTGCGTTCACTGATgaattaacaaataattttgaatttaaaatgttGACAAGTGAGGATACTATCGATACGCTCTTAAGATTTTATGGTCAACCAATTAAAAAAGTAGGTGAAGGTGCTAGTGGAACTGTTAAcgtattaaaaaattatgaaagACAAAAACTGTATGctgtaaaaatattgaattcaaatgatattCCTGTACCTCAACAAAATAATAGCGAAGGAGAGCCTGCTAATTATCCTAATAGAACAGTCTCTAAAAGAGAATATGCTGAGAAAGTCACCGCGGAATACTCTATAGGCTCAACTTTgcatcatttaaatttaattaaaatccTGGGAATGATACAAATGGAATCGATTGGAATGTATTACTTAATAATGGAGTTTGCTCAAcatgatttttttgatgTAATAATGTCAGACAATTTACAAGttgattcaataaattGCTATTTTAAGCAAATTTGTAACGGTGTGCAATACTTGCATTCAATGGGGATCTCTCATAGAGATCTAAAGTTAGATAATTGTGTGGTGAATCATGAAGGTACCCTCAAGATTATCGACTTCGGATGTGCTGTCATTTTCaatgatgatttaaataGCGACAAATGCGTAAAGGCTTTTGGAATTACAGGTTCAGACCCCTACTTGGCACCAGAGTTATTGAATACAATCAATAGGAGAGCTTCAAACGGTTATTACGATCCTAGAGCGGTCGACGTATGGTCACTGgcaataatatattattgtatGGTTGTCAAAAAGTTTCCTTGGAAATCGCCAAAGCTAATGTACAACTCATTCAGATTATTCTGTTCAATCCCACAATACCCTAATGATTCATTGATGGGTCCTTACagattattaaaatatttaccaGAAGAATCAAGGCCATTATTGAGAGAAATGATCAAAATTGATCCCTTAGATAGAATACCAATGAATGAAATCGTAAAAGAACGTTGGTTTCAATCTATTGTGTGCTGCACCGAAAATCCTGCTTCTTTGCATTACAGATCGGCACCGTATAGGATTCATAGTCATGATTTAAGATTGGACATTGACTATACGTTCAGTTAA
- the PRS5 gene encoding ribose phosphate diphosphokinase subunit PRS5 (similar to Saccharomyces cerevisiae PRS5 (YOL061W); ancestral locus Anc_3.166) — translation MSNDIVIFGGNSNPELVNLICENINVSPSEVTLSKFSNGETSVQVGVSVREKDVYVIQSGFGHVNDIFMELLILVNACKTSSASRITVVMPYFCYSRQPDIPYTAKGAPLITKPNNTNPSKTSLSTQKPGPDNSKSLEKAIRSSMVKTQSSSRIPMISGKKDQAHSSEAGELFKAQNAGYKLWVVQSGTLIANLLTTAGADHVITMDLHDPQFPGFFNIPVDNLYCRPLFQNYIQHHIPNYQDSVIVSPDAGGAKRAAAIADALKLSFALVHKERRSQLLKGPPGATLTSGGVGGALSISTKPLLKQEELRDVKRVASTPTIVQTTMLVGDVRNKVCILVDDLVDTSYTIARAAKLLKDQGASKVYALVTHGIFSGDALNRIKQSSIDKLVVSNTVPQNKALEVLGEEFVDILDVSRVFGESIRRIHNGESISMLFEHGW, via the coding sequence ATGAGCAATGATATTGTTATCTTTGGTGGTAACTCTAACCCAGAACTTGTCAATTTGATTTGTGAGAATATTAATGTGTCACCATCTGAAGTTACCTTGAGTAAGTTTTCAAATGGTGAAACTAGCGTTCAAGTAGGTGTCTCTGTTCGTGAAAAGGATGTCTATGTCATTCAAAGTGGTTTTGGACATGTCAATGATATCTTTATGGAGTTACTGATCTTGGTGAATGCTTGTAAGACTTCGTCTGCTTCAAGAATCACTGTTGTCATGCCTTACTTTTGTTATTCTAGGCAACCTGATATTCCATATACAGCCAAGGGTGCCCCATTGATCACAAAACCAAACAATACCAACCCAAGCAAGACATCATTATCTACTCAGAAACCTGGTCCTGATAATTCAAAGAGCCTGGAAAAAGCAATACGATCAAGCATGGTGAAAACTCAATCATCATCCAGAATTCCAATGATTTCTGGTAAGAAAGATCAAGCTCATAGTTCTGAAGCTggtgaattatttaaagcTCAAAATGCAGGTTATAAATTATGGGTAGTTCAATCAGGTACTTTGATTGCTAATCTATTGACAACTGCAGGTGCTGATCATGTTATTACTATGGATTTGCACGATCCACAATTTCCAGGTTTCTTTAACATACCAGTAGATAATTTATACTGTAGACCATTGTTTCAGAATTATATTCAACATCATATCCCAAATTATCAAGATTCTGTTATTGTATCACCAGATGCGGGTGGTGCTAAAAGAGCTGCTGCTATTGCAGATGCCCtaaaattatcatttgCTTTGGTCCacaaagaaagaagatCACAACTTTTAAAGGGTCCACCAGGTGCTACTTTGACCTCCGGTGGTGTAGGTGGTGCCTTGTCAATATCTACTAAACCATTACTAAAGCAAGAGGAACTGCGTGACGTGAAGCGTGTTGCATCTACTCCAACTATCGTTCAGACAACTATGTTAGTCGGTGACGTCAGAAATAAAGTATGTATCTTAGTTGATGATTTGGTTGATACTTCATATACAATTGCAAGAGCTGCTAAATTGTTGAAAGATCAAGGTGCCTCTAAGGTATATGCGTTAGTTACACATGGTATTTTTTCAGGTGATGCTTTAAATCGTATAAAACAAAGTAGCattgataaattagttGTTTCAAATACAGTACCCCAAAATAAGGCACTTGAAGTATTAGGTGAAGAATTCGTTGATATTCTGGATGTATCTCGTGTATTTGGTGAATCCATTAGAAGGATCCATAATGGTGAATCCATTTCTATGTTATTCGAACATGGATGGTAA